Proteins from one Choloepus didactylus isolate mChoDid1 chromosome 4, mChoDid1.pri, whole genome shotgun sequence genomic window:
- the LOC119532200 gene encoding centromere protein S-like, translating to MEGEEAEEQQQFSYRQRLKAAVHYTVGCLCEEVASDKEMQFSKQTIAAISEVTFRRCELFAKDLEMFARHAKRSTINTEDVKLLARRSNSLLKYITEKNEEITQFNLERKAKKKKKLEDGNKDAGEPLEVGVEESES from the coding sequence ATGGAGGGCGAAGAGGCTGAGGAGCAGCAGCAATTCTCTTACCGACAGAGGCTTAAGGCAGCAGTTCACTAcactgttggttgtctttgtgaGGAAGTTGCATCGGACAAAGAGATGCAGTTCAGCAAACAAACCATTGCAGCGATTTCAGAGGTGACTTTCCGACGGTGTGAACTTTTTGCCAAAGACCTTGAAATGTTTGCAAGACATGCAAAAAGAAGCACAATTAACACTGAGGATGTGAAGCTCTTAGCCAGGAGGAGTAATTCACTGCTAAAATACAttacagagaaaaatgaagagatcACTCAGTTTAACCTAGAACgaaaggcaaagaagaaaaagaagctagAGGATGGAAACAAAGATGCAGGAGAGCCACTAGAGGTTGGAGTCGAGGAAAGTGAGAGTTAA